The genomic segment TTTAGAGGCATTCAAGCCACTTTTGTAAAAGCCTAAATTCAATCCAAAAGTTAGATTACTATCCCACTGTAATTCAATATTATGAGCAAAATTAGCTACCGCGCCAAAAGTAGTTAAGACTCCTTCATTTTGCTGAAACAAGCCTACTGCTATTCCTTCATTTTGTAAAAATCTTCCGGAGTAACTTACTAAATAGGTTTGTGGCGCGTTCTCAAAAGTTACCCACTGGCGCTTGTTATAAAAAGTGACCACTGGCGCTTGTTCTCGCACAAATGAAAAAGCAGGATGAAGTAGAAAGCGATTGAATTTTAATGAATTCCGAATGTGTATTGCAAAAGAAGTCACCACCTCCGACTGCGCAAACAGGGGCTGAAAACAACAAAATAGAACTATTGCAAGATAATTTTTCATTTTATCTAATTAGGGTTATTGACCCCTTTTTTACTGATTCGTTAGGCGATGTGATCCAATAATAATATACTGAATGGCTGGTTTTTAAACTAGCGCTACTTTCTGGCCAATCGTTCTTATACTCCTTTGTTCGCAGCACCTCTTCCCCAATTGGGCTTACAATTACCACTTCTACATTATTGCCCGCAGTATACTGCAAGGGTAGCTGCCAAGTATCATTAAATCCATCATTATTGGGCGTAATTAAATTGGGGATTTCCTTTATGTTCGGATCAATTGAAAATTGAACTTCAAACGGAATTTCAGCCGAAACAGGGCAAGTGGGATGGGTCAATTTTACTTTATAATTTCCTTCTTCACTCAAAACCAAAGAGTTTGAAGTAGCATTCGTAATTGGATTGTCGTTTTTAAACCACGCATAAATTGGATCCACACTATCCGAACTAACCGAAACCGTGGTAGTAGTATTGGGAACAAGTTGAATTGGGCTCGACTCATTTAAACTTCCTTGAATTGAAATGGATTTTAAATCCATACTGGCTTTGGATTCACAGCCGCCAAAGTTGACATTCACCGCATAATTTCCCGCTTGATTGGTTTCAAAAGTAGGATTGGTAGCTCCAGATAGCGCTACATTGTCTTTAAACCATTGGTAGGAATTCCCTTTTTGAGTGCTCAAGACTGTAGTCAAATTAGCCGTACAAAAAGGATTTCCTTGACTGGAAATTATAGTCGCCGTGGTAATAGCCGCTGGAGTGATTGTCACTCGATTTGAACTAAAATTAGCATCAGAGCAGCTTCCATAATCAATTTCGACATAATAAGTCCCTACACCAGAAGCAGAAAGCGTACTCGAACTTGCTCCAGCTATAACCACATTGTTTTGATACCATTTGTATTTTAAATTGGAATAATTTAGTGGAGAAGAAGCCGGAATAGTAGGCGTGGTGTTGTCAATGGGAATAGCAATTATTCCGCCAGGACATAAAGAAGCGGCATTCTCTTTTTTATTGATCGAAAACGAATTTTCAAACGATTTATAATAAACCGGAAACGAATTGTTTGAAGCTGCATTGAGAAAAGGCGCACTTAAAAAACCTGTAGAACTCTTTATTCTCAATCTGTAATTTTCTGACCCAACAAGCGTGGACGGAATGGCAAATCGGATTCGTTTTTGGGAAGATGAAATTGTAGTAGTAGCAACTTTTGTGGTAGCTGTCGGATTATCAAAACTACCGTTAGGGTCGGAAAGTTGCACTTCAAATTCGGTTCCCGCTATAAACCCTGAATGGTTGAAGGTGGCGTCAAAACCATTGAAGTTACCTGCACAAATTCTTGAAAAGACCAATCTTTGCGGACTGATCGTTTGTGCATAAATTGTCCTTGTTATTGGCAAAGCCAAAAACAATAGCATACAAAAAAACTTATTTAAAGATAGAATCATAGTAGGGGGCTTTATCAATTCTATTGTAAATGAGCTTTTTTGAAAGTAGAAGTGGTATTTAGGATACTTTCAATTAGCATTTTGGGACTAGTTAATCATTTTTGGAAGCGGTTATTTTACCAATATTCAATCTAAAATCAGGGCGTTTATCATTAAATGGATCAATAAATGTTTCTATATTTTCTCCTTGCGAATACACATTAAAGAAAGAAGCATTGCCGTACCAACTTTCTAAATCCTCATTATTTGAATTGTTTTCTAAAAAAATATTGCCTTTACAAGCGTTGAAATACATTTCTTGGAATTTCAATTTTTTAAGATTTTCGTCATTAATCGTAATTTTTTCATCCAAAATTATCGCAGGATTAAATCCAGAAATTACGGTTCGTTTAAAATCAACATTCGTGTTTTCAGCGATGAACATAGCTTCGCGGACCAAGCCTTGTCCCATATCTAATTTTATATTTTGACTATTGTTCACTAAGGTCAAATTTGTTGCTGTTATTGAAGTTAATTTCTTACTGAAATCTACCTCTTCCTTTTTATCATAGGAAGACGCATAGAAACAACGAGATCCTGAACTACTTTGCAAATAGGACGCACGAATCACCAATGAGTTTTTAATATTTACCTGAGCGCCATAATTGAATTTGAAATCGTTACTACTGCATTTGTACGAAATCAGTTTGTTCAAAACGACATCCCCACCAAAAACCTCAAAAGAATCTCCGCCTGAGCTGGTTACCATTACATTTTCAATACTGGTTTGATTGCCCACCCCGCCTAAAAACAAGGCGTTAAAATTGCCAAAGCCTTTTACTTTGGCGCCAGCAAATTCTATTCTCACATAGCGTAAAATACCTGAATTGCTTGCGCTATTACTTCCTCCATAGGTTGTAAAAGCAGCATCCAAATCAAAATTAGCTGAGGCAGAGTTTCCAAATTTATTAATTGGCGCATCGCCTAAAAGTAAAATTCCTCCCCAATCACCGGCTTTTCTAATGCTTCTACTGGAAGTGAAAACAATGGGGTCAGTTTCTGTGCCTTCTGCATGAATACTCGCGCCTTTGGTTATAATCAATGATGCTTTAGATTCAGCATCAGCAATGATCACTGTTCCAGGTTCAATGGTTAATTTTGCTTTATTGGTTACATATACATTACCCATTAACAAATACACATTTTTTTTATACAATTTAGAGTCAACTGCAATTGTACCTGTAATGATTTGATTGGGTTCGTTGTATTCTGATTTATTGGGCTTGAACTCCGTCCAATTATTCAGCCAACTATTAAATCCAATAATTCCTTTTTCTTGTTGGGCGGTACCGTTAGAATAAACCAACAGTGATACGACTATAGTTAGTGCAAAATTTTTCATGGTGCATTGGGATAAAATGAAACAATTGGTTTCTTTACAAAACCATCCTTATACAAAAGGAAATTTAATGCCTATTGTTCTTCAAATTCGTGTAGCGATTTGAGTAAATTTTCATAGAATAAAATAGCAGATATAAGCTTATTCTTATCTGCATAAGGGAGGATTTTTCTTTGAAAATTAGTGGTCGTTTCTAGATACGAAAAGGTAGCTTCCTCTTGAGTATCGAGCAGTTTTCTATAGTCTGCTTCATCAGGAATGCCAAGGTCGACTAATGTCACTCCAGGTTTTGTTGCCAAAGCAACATAGGGTAAAGTTTTGGTAATTACAGAAGCCCTTTCAATGCACAACTCTAGAAGTTCTTTTTTGGGCATTGACGACAATTCTTTGTTGTCATGGTACTTGCTGATTAACGCACTACGTTGGATAATGCTTTTAGGAATTACTTTTTTTTGTCCAAAAGCAATAGCTGATAGGAACAAAAAAAGCGTACAGATAAGGGATACTTTTGCTTTCATTATGTTTATTTTATGTTATAAAATCTTTAAAAGCAGGTGGGGAAACTACTTCAAGGATATAAAAGTATACATTTTTTTGAAATTTCAATTGTTCTACTCGAAAAATAATTGGGTTTTTAAAAGGCGACTCTTTCAAAAACGCGTTTGTGTTGGGAAGTCGGTTAGTGTTATTCCATTCTAAATCATTCTATTTTAGAATAGAAGCTAGATGTTCCATTTGAAAAATAGGCGCTTGAAAGTAAAAGTTTAGAACCTAAAATTTTGGCCTCCATCATTTTCTCTTATCTTTGCTTTATGCAATTTTCAGAAATTTTAGGGCAAGAATACATTAAAAGTCACTTGACTAAGAGCGCTAGTTTGGGGCGAATTCCTCATGCGCAATTGTTTGTTGGTCCCGAAGGAAGCGGAACATTGCCAATGGCTATTGCCTATGCCCAATACATTTTATGTAACAATACAAACGGGGAAAATAATGGGGAAAATGAATCCTGTAACCTAAAGTTTGATAAATTATCGCATCCTGATTTGCATTTTGTTTATCCAACAGTAGCTACTGAGGATATAAAAACAAAGCCAAAAAGCATTGATTTCATTGGAGATTGGCGCGCATTTGTCACTCAAAACCCTTACGGCAGTTTATTTGATTGGTACACTGTACTGGGGGTGAATAATAAACAAGGTGAAATTAGAGTTGATGACGCACAAGAAATTCTGAAAACCTTATCCCTAAAATCATATGAGGGGGGTTATAAGATTATGATTGTTTGGATGGCAGATAAAATGAATACTCCTGCCTCTAATAAATTACTTAAACTTCTTGAAGAACCGCCTGAAAAAACCATATTTATTCTGATAACGGAGCAAGAAGAAGATCTTATTCAAACGATTCGATCTCGTTGTCAAGTGCTTCACTTTGGCGGATTGCCTGAAAACACTATTGCAGAGGCTTTGGTTAACCAAAAACAAATTGACCCAAAATTGGCTGCCACTATTGCGCATCAAGCACAAGGAAATTTCAATAAAGCCTTGCATTTATTGCAAAACGATGACGAAAGTTATCCTTTTGACGAGTGGTTTGTTACTTGGGTTCGTGCGGCTTTTAAAGCAAAAGGCAATGCTGCTGCGATTCAAGATTTAATTCAATGGAGCGATGAAGTGGCTGGATTGGGAAGAGAAACGCAAAAGAAATTTTTATCCTTTTGTGTCGAAATGTTTCGCCAAGCTTTATTGCTTAACTATGAAAGCCCTAGTTTGGTGTATTTAGAACCGAATGTGGAAAAATTTCAATTGGCTAATTTTGCGCCATTTGTGAATGGAAATAATATTCAAGAAATTTTCAAAGAATTGTCCGATGCGATGTACCATATAGAACGCAACGGTAATGCTAAGATTATTTTGACTGATCTGTCTATAAAATTAACTCGATTAATACATAAAAAATAGTCCTTATGAATAATACTGCTTCTATCCTTATTTTGGTGTTTTTAACGATCACCTTTTTGCAATCTGGTTATGACAAACTTTTCAATTGGAAAGACAATATTGCTTGGTTATCTGGACATTTTGCTAAAACACCTTTGAAAAACCATGTTCCTTTAGCACTTTTACATGTACTCGTTTTAGAATTGATTTCGGCTATTTTATGCTGCGTTGGAGTGATTGAATTGCTCTTAAATAGCGGCAGAATTTTTGGTTATTACGGAGCCGTTTTTTCTTGTATCACCCTATTAATGCTTTTAGTAGGACAGCGTTTAGCCAAAGATTATGACGGAGCGAGAACTATTGTAATTTATTTTATTCCTGCCGTAATGGCCGTATATTGGCTCAACTAAATACATCCAAATGACACCAAAAACGCCTTCTGAATCTTTAGCGATTTTAACCGATTTGGTTTTGCCAAGTGAAACCAATCATTTGAATAACCTTTTTGGTGGAGAATTACTCGCCCGAATGGATAGAGCGGCTAGTATTGCAGCACAACGACATTCTCGCAATGTATGTGTAACCGCATCTGTGAATCATGTGGCATTTACTAAATCAATCCCTTTAGGAAGTGTAGTGACCATTGAAGCCAAAGTTTCACGTTCGTTCAACAGTTCCATGGAAATTTACATTGATGTTTGGATAGAAGACCGTTCTTCGGGTAACAAAACCAAAACGATGGAGGCCATTTATACCTTTGTTGCTGTAGATGCCACCGGAAAACCTGTTGAGGTTCCTGGCATTATCCCTGAAACCGAATTAGAGCAACAACGTTATGATGCTGCCTTACGCCGCAAGCAACTCAGTTTAGTGTTGGCAGGCAAAATGAAACCCAGCGAAGCTACCGAACTAAAAGCCTTGTTTACCGAATAAAAAAATCCCCTTTTAAAACAAAAGGGGATTTTATGAAAATAATAATTACAACTTTTAAAATCGAAACTGCAACAAAATCTCGTTTGTGTTTCTTGCCGCTGCTAAAGTAGGTTGCGAACTCATCTCATAAGCAAAACCAAAAACAAATCGCTTACTCAATCGAATCGTACTCATTGCCGCATAAGCCCTATCAGTTCTGTACATTCCGCCAATTTCAAAGTTTTTTTCTATTTGCAACATCGCCGTCAAATCAATAGAAACCGGTACTCCATTAACATATCGAACCATAGTCGATGGACGGAAAACCAATCCTGAAAACTCTCCATTAATTGGAAAATCATAGCCTGCGCTTAAATAAATATGTGGTCTATCAGTAGTTACACTTGCATAACCTAAATCATTTGTAGCGCGTTTCGTATCTAGTAATCTTGGTATAGATAGCGATACATATAAGGCTCCTTCTTTATACAATGCTCCAACACCAATGTTTGGATTGAAATTGCTAATAGCTCCTAGTGCAGGATCAGATACAATATTGTAGGTTTCTAGTCCTGTCGCATTGACATTGTATGTATTTCCTCCAGCTTTTATACCAAAATAAACATCTGCCGTAGGACTCATTTTTACTTTATATGAAAAATCAACACTAACATAGGTTTGTTTCTCTATAAAGGTTCTGTCGTGAATCACAGTCATACCAAATCCTAAATTTCTTCCTAAAGGAGTACCAAAAGACACCGTTTGTGTCTCTGGAGCTTCATCAACTCCAGTCCACTGTTTTCTCAAAGAACTTGAAGCTAATGACATACTATCAACGCCGACATATGCAGGATTGACTAAGTTCATGTGTTGACGGTAAAACGAAATTACACTCTCTTGTTGTGCCATAGCAGCACTACTAACTAAAAGTAGTGCTATGGCTGCTATATTTTGAATCTTTTTCATGTTTCTTTATTTTATTTTGTGATGTATAACCAACCTTGAGCATCTATAATGCCGTCTCCGCCTAAATCAATCTGGTAGAAGTAAGAGCCCGATGATGGAAGATTTTCTTTATAGTCTCTATAATGACCATCCCAATCATTTTTATAATCTTTTGAATAGAAGACTTCTTTACCCCATCTGTTAAATACTCGTACCGTTGAACCTGGGTGGTTTTCAATATTATAAATTACCCATGTGTCATTGATGCCGTCTCCGTTTGGTGTGATAGCCTGAGATACATTTAACTCAGAAGTATCACAAACATCTCCTTTTCCATCGCGATCTCTGTCAGCTTGATCTCTATTTGGTGTGTCTGGACAATTATCTGAAGTATTACTAACTCCATCGCCATCTCGGTCGGAATCACATGCGTCTCCAATACCATCTCCGTCCATGTCTTGTTGACCTGGATTATTTACTGTTGGACAATTGTCTACATTATCAGTAATACCATCACCATCTGTGTCTACTCTAAGTGGATTAGATCCTGCGGTTACTTCAACTCCATCAGAGACACCGTCAAAATCTGTATCTGGATTGAATGGATTGGTTCCTAAAGTTTTCTCTCTTGCATTAGTTAAACCATCGCCGTCAATATCTGGATCAATAGTATCTCCAAGCCCATCTCCGTCAGTATCTAAATCCACAAACAAACTAAATGACACTGTTCCAGTTCCGTCTGAATTAGTTCCAGAAATAATGTAGGTTGAACTTTGTAATGCTACTGTTGGAGTTCCACTAATAATACCAGTTGAAGTGTTAAACAATAGACCAGAAGGTAGTGCTGGAGAAATTGAATACGAATCAGCCACCCCACCTGAATTTAATACCGTAATGGTTGGTTGTGCTACGTTTATTGTCCCTGAATAACTACTTTGTGGCAAACTTAATATTGGCGATTCGTCTACATTAATTACCGAAATGGTTATTGCTTTCTCAAAACTCAAGCCGCCAGCATCTGTCACACGTACTCGTACTGAATAACTACTCTTCGTTTCAAAATCAAATACAGCTGCAGTGATTAGGGTTGTTCCAGAAATGCTAAAACTTGCATTATCTGTACCCCCTGTTCCTGATACCAAAGCAAAGGTGAATGTATCACCCGTATCGGCATCTGTTGCGCTCAAGGTGCCTACAGTAGTCCCAGAAGCTGAATTTTCAGCTACTGCAGCAGGAGTTAACCCAATATTGGTTGGTGCAGTATTGAATACTAGCGTTACATTAGCGGTCGTACTTCCACCTGTATTCGTAGCTGTCACAGTGTAGGTAACAGAACCAGTCTGCGTAGCCGTCAAAGTTCCAGATATTACACCTGTAGTTGCATTAATACTTAGACCAGCGGGAAGTGCTGGAGAAATGGTATAAGTAGGTACTCCACCAGAAATGGTAGGAGTCATTGGTGTAATTGCAGTTCCTTGGCGTACCGTTTGTGTAGCTGGGGAATAACTCAAAGAGCTCGGCGCTACCGCATTGAATACCTCTAAGGTAAATGTAGTCGTACCCACGCAAGATACCGTGGCCGTAGTACCCGTTACCGTATAAGTTTGAGAAGCACTTACTGCTGTTGGCGTACCGCTAATCACCCCCGTACTTGTATTGAATGTCAATCCAGAAGGTAATGTTGGGCTAATTGCATAGGTTGCCACCGTACCTCCGGTAGAAGTTGGTGAAGCGCTACTAATCGTTTTTGTTCGCTCAAAACTATAGCTTGCCGAATAGGCGATTGCTGGCAATGGAATCACGCTAACCGTTACCACTTCGGATAAAGTGGTGTTTTGATTAGTAATCGCTTCTACGGTATATGCACCGGCAGTAGCCACTACTAATTCTCTTGCTGTTTCACCGGATATGGCTACACCATCTTTGAACCATTGGTAGCTTGAAGAAATGCTTGCCTGAAGACGAACAGTTGCTCCCTCGCACAATGCCAAAGAAGCATTCGGGTTGTTTGTGCCCGCAAGTGCAGTCACTCCTACCTGTTGTACATAGCAGTAAGAGGTAAATTCAACTTGTTGAAGGTTGGTAGCGCCACCTGTTGCTCCAGTAAAGCCCCAATACACATAAGAGCGTCCGCCGAATATGTCTTCCTTTAAATCTATGGTAATATTGTGTCTTCTGGTACCATCGTACCATACTTGAAAATTCTTTGTACTAGCATCCCATACAAATCGAGCCGTATGCCATTGTCCATCTTCCATTTGGACTTGAAAAGGGGTTGAATAGGTGTTATGAGCACCTGCTGCATTTCCATTGGCAATTAGGGCAATATGGTCTTGAATAGGTTCAATAGAACCGTTGTTGTAGGTATCAAACTCAACCGCAAAAGAAGGGGTGATACCCGCATAACCTAATCCTCCTCCTGAAGACCCAGCATTAAGGGACTGATTCTGGAGAACAAAGGCAATACCGTCCGCACCCGCATCGCTATTACCCAAATAAACTCTGGCGTTGATGTCAAAATCTTGATCCAAGAACAAACGGTTTTTATTCCAAGCCGAACCGTTTCGATTACCTTGATTCGGGGTTAACGTATAAATATTACCTGAAAGGGTAGCATTTCCATTGGGTTGAAAATCTGCCGCCGCAAATGGGCTACAGGTTGGGTCACCAATCGTAAGCGTGGTGGTTACAGTACAACCAGTCGAAGCTAGTGTCGCCGTAATTGTATATGTTGCTGGAATTACCACCTGAGCCGGAGTTCCGCTAATCACAGCCGTACTTGTATTAAAAGAAAGACCTGTTGGCAAAGCTGGGCTTATAGCAAAGGACGTGCCATTTGTAGTAGGTGTAATTGGCGTAATCGCTTGGCCAGCTACTGCAGTATAGCTAGAGCTTGAATAAGACAGCGTAGGCGAAGGATTCACTGTAATGGTAAATGTTATTGGCGTTCCCGCACAACCTCCCGTTACAGGAGTTACGGTGATCGTAGCCACTACAGGTGTTGTTCCTGTATTGATGGCGTTAAATGGTAGAATATTTCCAGTTCCACTAGCAGCCAATCCTATAGAGGGTGTGTCATTTGTCCAATTATAGGTGGTGTTTTGGTCTTCGAAACCAAAAGCCATAGTAGCGTAAAACTCTTCAACAGTGTAGTTAAAGCTTACTGAGGAAACTGTACCGTCGATACGAATAATATTAAAGCCTTCATTTCCAGTAAACTTATTGTTGGGTAAGTCATAAGTCGTTCCCCAACCGGCAGTAGCATTATCAGTCCAAATCGGTGTAAATGGAGTCGAGACAATTACTGGGACAGGTGTGCTTGGATTCCCAACACTTGCAAAAGCAACCAAAGGATTCGTTACTGGCTGGCTAAATGTGGCTGTAAAGACTCCTGCTTTGGTATTTCTAATTTGATTCCCCGTAGTAGGTACACTGTAGATCGATGGGAATGTTGCGGAACTAAACATTCCATTCGGGTTAGCCTGAAGGCCGCCACCAGCTTGAGTAATAGATACGGTAATGCCATTTTGGCCTGTTCCTGTGGCTGTACCGCTTGCGATACTATTAAGTGTCATCCACTGATAGCCTGCCGTATTTACTGGACTAAAGTTAATCACAGAAGTAGGTGCACCGTTACATACTGTTTGGCTAGTAACTGCAGCTACTTGGGGTGGTGTACAAGTCGTAGCGTTTACCGAATTGGACTGTGTTCCACCACCAATGCTATTTACTGAGCGAATGCGAATTGGATATGCTGTAGCATCATTTAAGCCCGAAATAACAATTGGAGAGGTAATGTCTGCTGGAGACAAGGTTAACCAATTCGTTCCGCCATCAATACTGTATTGGTAATTGCTAATTGCCTGACCTCCATTAGAAGTAGGCGGGGTAAAGTTAATGGTAGCTGTTCCTGTCCCTCTTGTAATAGAGGTGATGGTTGGCGCTCCTGGAGTAGTAGAAGAAGCTGCTCCGTAACCTACAGCGGTAGTAATGTTATCAAACTCAAACCCTGAACCACCAAATACAATTCGAGTAAAATAAATTGTTGGGTCATCCAATTCAAGATTTATATATGCAAAGGGCTCATTCGCGGCATTAGCTCTCTTATAAAGAGAAGTATTGTATGATGTTCCATTCACGGCTGTTACAGTTGAGCCTGCTAATAAGTTAATAACGGTTTGCGCGGTAAAAGTTCCAAGCTGAATTTCATTCCCTCCGCAAGATCCATAAATGGTAACATTATTATTGGCGTTTCCTGCTGCCCACCAAAAACCAACATAACGAGAAGGGTCGGTAAGCGTAATGCTTACTTCACCTGAGTTTACAGCTTGCAAGTATTGCGAACCGCTTCCACCCCACACATCACTTGCCTTAACCTCAACCGATCCTGTATTTGATCTGGTAAATGCTCCCACTGCAAATGTTCCAGTAGCGCCAAGATTTCCTAAATTGAATGAATTAAAATTTTCTGTTAGAGATCCTGTCTGGCCTTGAATGGCAGAAGTTGTTACATCTGGAGCAGATAACTTGAAGCGAACAGATGGTAATGAAGAGACTGTTCCCGATACGGCAACATTATCAGAAGCGGATCCTGAAACCACAGTAATGTTTCCACTTGGTGTTCCTGTTGCATTTGCTTTCATTCTTACAAAAATAGGAGTGGCATTTAATGTGCCTGAGGCAGCAATAGTAATTGATGCAGCATATGTGCCCCCCAATGTTTGACTAATTTCAAATCCCGATGGCGGAGTTACAACTACACTTGTTGTTAAACTTGTTCCAGAAACTGAAAAACTTTGTACGCCAGAAACTGAACCTGCGCAAGAAGAAAATGCGTTTAATTGGGTTGCTGAAAGACCTATTGTTGGAGTTCCTGCAGTTGTAATAATTAACTCATTACTAGTGGAATCACTTAAAGTATATCCTGCTGTGTTAGTAATAGTCGCAACGACCGAATATGTCCCTGTTGCTAAAGTAGG from the Flavobacterium ammonificans genome contains:
- a CDS encoding gliding motility-associated C-terminal domain-containing protein; this encodes MILSLNKFFCMLLFLALPITRTIYAQTISPQRLVFSRICAGNFNGFDATFNHSGFIAGTEFEVQLSDPNGSFDNPTATTKVATTTISSSQKRIRFAIPSTLVGSENYRLRIKSSTGFLSAPFLNAASNNSFPVYYKSFENSFSINKKENAASLCPGGIIAIPIDNTTPTIPASSPLNYSNLKYKWYQNNVVIAGASSSTLSASGVGTYYVEIDYGSCSDANFSSNRVTITPAAITTATIISSQGNPFCTANLTTVLSTQKGNSYQWFKDNVALSGATNPTFETNQAGNYAVNVNFGGCESKASMDLKSISIQGSLNESSPIQLVPNTTTTVSVSSDSVDPIYAWFKNDNPITNATSNSLVLSEEGNYKVKLTHPTCPVSAEIPFEVQFSIDPNIKEIPNLITPNNDGFNDTWQLPLQYTAGNNVEVVIVSPIGEEVLRTKEYKNDWPESSASLKTSHSVYYYWITSPNESVKKGSITLIR
- a CDS encoding ATP-binding protein, whose product is MQFSEILGQEYIKSHLTKSASLGRIPHAQLFVGPEGSGTLPMAIAYAQYILCNNTNGENNGENESCNLKFDKLSHPDLHFVYPTVATEDIKTKPKSIDFIGDWRAFVTQNPYGSLFDWYTVLGVNNKQGEIRVDDAQEILKTLSLKSYEGGYKIMIVWMADKMNTPASNKLLKLLEEPPEKTIFILITEQEEDLIQTIRSRCQVLHFGGLPENTIAEALVNQKQIDPKLAATIAHQAQGNFNKALHLLQNDDESYPFDEWFVTWVRAAFKAKGNAAAIQDLIQWSDEVAGLGRETQKKFLSFCVEMFRQALLLNYESPSLVYLEPNVEKFQLANFAPFVNGNNIQEIFKELSDAMYHIERNGNAKIILTDLSIKLTRLIHKK
- a CDS encoding DoxX family protein, with translation MNNTASILILVFLTITFLQSGYDKLFNWKDNIAWLSGHFAKTPLKNHVPLALLHVLVLELISAILCCVGVIELLLNSGRIFGYYGAVFSCITLLMLLVGQRLAKDYDGARTIVIYFIPAVMAVYWLN
- a CDS encoding acyl-CoA thioesterase, whose amino-acid sequence is MTPKTPSESLAILTDLVLPSETNHLNNLFGGELLARMDRAASIAAQRHSRNVCVTASVNHVAFTKSIPLGSVVTIEAKVSRSFNSSMEIYIDVWIEDRSSGNKTKTMEAIYTFVAVDATGKPVEVPGIIPETELEQQRYDAALRRKQLSLVLAGKMKPSEATELKALFTE
- a CDS encoding type IX secretion system membrane protein PorP/SprF, translating into MKKIQNIAAIALLLVSSAAMAQQESVISFYRQHMNLVNPAYVGVDSMSLASSSLRKQWTGVDEAPETQTVSFGTPLGRNLGFGMTVIHDRTFIEKQTYVSVDFSYKVKMSPTADVYFGIKAGGNTYNVNATGLETYNIVSDPALGAISNFNPNIGVGALYKEGALYVSLSIPRLLDTKRATNDLGYASVTTDRPHIYLSAGYDFPINGEFSGLVFRPSTMVRYVNGVPVSIDLTAMLQIEKNFEIGGMYRTDRAYAAMSTIRLSKRFVFGFAYEMSSQPTLAAARNTNEILLQFRF
- a CDS encoding lectin-like domain-containing protein; this encodes MLNKINEPIVYTDNTSENGNAATGQNLLNELNNYLSTTTTAGVRPAGPVTVASQTTSTTAPIISGTVTLVSGQTFNVTVNGVLYTSSNGLQVAGTNWTLQLPTLATGTYSVVATITNTAGYTLSDSTSNELIITTAGTPTIGLSATQLNAFSSCAGSVSGVQSFSVSGTSLTTSVVVTPPSGFEISQTLGGTYAASITIAASGTLNATPIFVRMKANATGTPSGNITVVSGSASDNVAVSGTVSSLPSVRFKLSAPDVTTSAIQGQTGSLTENFNSFNLGNLGATGTFAVGAFTRSNTGSVEVKASDVWGGSGSQYLQAVNSGEVSITLTDPSRYVGFWWAAGNANNNVTIYGSCGGNEIQLGTFTAQTVINLLAGSTVTAVNGTSYNTSLYKRANAANEPFAYINLELDDPTIYFTRIVFGGSGFEFDNITTAVGYGAASSTTPGAPTITSITRGTGTATINFTPPTSNGGQAISNYQYSIDGGTNWLTLSPADITSPIVISGLNDATAYPIRIRSVNSIGGGTQSNSVNATTCTPPQVAAVTSQTVCNGAPTSVINFSPVNTAGYQWMTLNSIASGTATGTGQNGITVSITQAGGGLQANPNGMFSSATFPSIYSVPTTGNQIRNTKAGVFTATFSQPVTNPLVAFASVGNPSTPVPVIVSTPFTPIWTDNATAGWGTTYDLPNNKFTGNEGFNIIRIDGTVSSVSFNYTVEEFYATMAFGFEDQNTTYNWTNDTPSIGLAASGTGNILPFNAINTGTTPVVATITVTPVTGGCAGTPITFTITVNPSPTLSYSSSSYTAVAGQAITPITPTTNGTSFAISPALPTGLSFNTSTAVISGTPAQVVIPATYTITATLASTGCTVTTTLTIGDPTCSPFAAADFQPNGNATLSGNIYTLTPNQGNRNGSAWNKNRLFLDQDFDINARVYLGNSDAGADGIAFVLQNQSLNAGSSGGGLGYAGITPSFAVEFDTYNNGSIEPIQDHIALIANGNAAGAHNTYSTPFQVQMEDGQWHTARFVWDASTKNFQVWYDGTRRHNITIDLKEDIFGGRSYVYWGFTGATGGATNLQQVEFTSYCYVQQVGVTALAGTNNPNASLALCEGATVRLQASISSSYQWFKDGVAISGETARELVVATAGAYTVEAITNQNTTLSEVVTVSVIPLPAIAYSASYSFERTKTISSASPTSTGGTVATYAISPTLPSGLTFNTSTGVISGTPTAVSASQTYTVTGTTATVSCVGTTTFTLEVFNAVAPSSLSYSPATQTVRQGTAITPMTPTISGGVPTYTISPALPAGLSINATTGVISGTLTATQTGSVTYTVTATNTGGSTTANVTLVFNTAPTNIGLTPAAVAENSASGTTVGTLSATDADTGDTFTFALVSGTGGTDNASFSISGTTLITAAVFDFETKSSYSVRVRVTDAGGLSFEKAITISVINVDESPILSLPQSSYSGTINVAQPTITVLNSGGVADSYSISPALPSGLLFNTSTGIISGTPTVALQSSTYIISGTNSDGTGTVSFSLFVDLDTDGDGLGDTIDPDIDGDGLTNAREKTLGTNPFNPDTDFDGVSDGVEVTAGSNPLRVDTDGDGITDNVDNCPTVNNPGQQDMDGDGIGDACDSDRDGDGVSNTSDNCPDTPNRDQADRDRDGKGDVCDTSELNVSQAITPNGDGINDTWVIYNIENHPGSTVRVFNRWGKEVFYSKDYKNDWDGHYRDYKENLPSSGSYFYQIDLGGDGIIDAQGWLYITK